The Silvibacterium dinghuense DNA window TCCACGCGGTCGCTGGCCGTCATGTTGCCGCGGACCTTGCCGAGCACCACGATTTCGCGCGCGGTGATGTTGGCCGAAACCTGGCCGTTGCGGCCCACGGTGACGCGGTTGCCGGGCAGGTTGATCGCGCCTTCGACCTTGCCGTCGATGTAGAGCGACTCCGAACCCGTGACCTCGCCCTTGACTACCAGGCTCTTGCCGATAGTGGCCTGGTCACCCGAGGTGGCCGTCGAGGCACTGGGCGCCGGCGTGCGCGTCGGCGGCTCATAGGGCGCCGCGGGCGTCGCGGCCGGACGTACCGGCTCATTCGAAGGCGTCTGGGGGGTGTTGCTGGACTGGTTGGGTTTCCACATATCGTTCGTCTGTTCCTCTCTGGTTAGCTGCCCCTTCCGGACCCGGTGGACTGCGGGAAGCTTTCGCCCGACGTGACACGTACAGCCCTGGAGCGTGATCGAGCCTGTGCTTGCGTCGCAATGCCACGCAGCATATCTGCGCTCGTGCGCCGTGCTTCGATCTTACCCACTCATAGCAGAAAAATGCACGCCCGGTGCGTCTCTTTTCCTGGCGCGAGCCCCTATCCCGTAACCTTCATGGGACATTGTTTCCTTTCTGCATACCCAGCAGGGAAAAGACTTCCACCGCGAGGCAGTTTTTACCTTGATCGCCTTCTCCGCGAAGCAACCGTATGGAGGTTCTTTCCTCCCGCCCAAGCGGAGCTTGGACGGGGCATCCTCTTTGTTCTCGTGCTCGAGGAGAAAATCTTCCTCGCGACCATCGGGAGCGGAGGCCGAAGGCGAGTCGCCCTGCGCGCAGCAGCTGTACCATCGAGATATGACCGACCGCGAACTCCTGCGCCACATCGAACGCTCTCCCGGCCAGAAGGCCGGCTACAAGCAGCTGGTGCGCGAGTTCTCGCTCGGCGGCGGCCGCGAACGCCGCCTGCTGCTCGAGCACCTCGCCCGCCTCACCGCCGCCGGCCACCTGACCAAGGTCGATAAAGAACAGTGGGCCATCGCAAAGGCCGCCGCAGCCCGCGACAACCTCATCGCCGGCCGCCTTGATCTGCACCGTGACGGCTTCGGCTTCGTCCGCCCCAACGAAGGACAGAAAGTGAGCGGGGAAGACATCTTCATCCCGCCGCCGGAAATTCACGGTGCCATGCAGGGCGACCAGGTCCTGGTCGAGCTCGCCCCTGCCCGCAATGACGGCCGCGGCGACAATCGTAAACTGGGCCGTGTCGTGCGCGTACTCACCCGTCGCAATGCCACTGTCGTCGGTGTTTTTCACTATGCGACCAGCGAACGCGCCCCCGGCAACTACATTCGTCCATTTGACGACCGCATGGGCCATCCGGTCTTTATCCCGTTCGATGCCGAGCTGCCTGAAGCCGCTGCCACGCCGCACCGCGTGCTGGGCAAAGAGGCTGTAGCTGCCCGCGCCTACGATCCCGACAACCTCGAAGGCCTGGTGATGGATGTCGAGATTACGCACTGGCCTACGCCGCACACTCCGGCACGCGGTGTCATCCGCGAGATCCTCGGCTATGAGGACGACTTCGGCGTCGATGTCGAGATGGTCATCCGCAAGCACCATCTGCCGCATGCTTTTCCGGACAATGTCCTCGAAGAAGCTCGTGCCGTAGCCCATCTCGACGCGGAGACCGTTGCTGCGCGCCGCGACTTCCGTGCTCTGCCCATCGTCACCATCGACGGCGAGACCGCGCGCGACTTCGACGATGCCGTGCTGGTCGAGCTCGACGAAGAAACAGGCCACTGGCGCCTGCAGGTACACATCGCCGACGTGGCCGAGTACGTGCGGCCCGACACCGCGCTCGATCTCGAGGCGCGCCTGCGCGGCAACTCCGTCTATTTTCCTGATCGCGCCATCCCCATGCTCCCGCAGGAGCTCTCGACCGACATCTGCAGCCTGCGCCCCGACGAAGACCGCCTCGTGCTCTCCTGCCTGATGAACATCGATCCCAGCGGCAACGTGGTCGATTACGAGGTCACTGAGGGCGTCATCCGCTCCGCGCGCCGCATGACCTACACGCAGGTGCACAAGATCCTCGATGGCGATGAGGCCGTCCGCGCCGAGTTCGCGCCG harbors:
- a CDS encoding bactofilin family protein, which encodes MWKPNQSSNTPQTPSNEPVRPAATPAAPYEPPTRTPAPSASTATSGDQATIGKSLVVKGEVTGSESLYIDGKVEGAINLPGNRVTVGRNGQVSANITAREIVVLGKVRGNMTASDRVDIRSEGSLTGDVAAQRISIEDGAFFKGGIDIRKPGNEAKTAPAAAAEPAKTPATVQA